The window TGCTGAACCCAGAGGTGGGTTTATCTAAAGCCAACAGTTTGATCAACGTTTCAATCCAGTGTGTCGAGGCTAAAACAGGCAAAGCGACTCTATCGGCCGCACCCTCAGCGGACAGAGCATTCTTCTACACAAATATGAAgtaataaaatatcaaatgaacTGTGACGAAAAGGATAGATCCACATTAAAACTACTGCGAACACTTCTTCATGCCTTGTACTTCTCCTTTCCCATTTCACTTATGACGCAGATGTGctgtaagaaaaacaaacaagatcAGCCAGTGCTGCAAGGATATAGATTTACATACATCTGTACTCGGATACTGGTCAGCTTTACGCTAATACTTACATTTAGATCTCTAAAGTACTCGTTGTAGTCTAGCGCATATCCCACCAGGAATTTGTCGGGGACCTCGAATCCTACGACTGGAACAAACCTTGAATTACGCGGCCGCATTGATGACGCCGACATTAAAGAATACAAAGCCTCATTGATACGCGTTAGACAGGGAACCACTCAGTACATTTTATACTCTGTAATATTCATTAAGCGTTTATTGGCTGGGACTCACAGTCTGGTCTGTAGCCAACACTTCTTGGAGTTCTCTTCACCAGCAAGCTGAGGACAGAAAGCAGGTCGATCGTCACTTTCAGAGGGCAATGAAACAATGGCTGCCATGTAAAGACAGCCTTTCAGTGAAAACAGTGGGAATAAACATTGAAGAATCACAGTTATCAAAGCTATCACGATACCTCGCAACTTTAACCATCTTGGGATTGTACTGTTTGAGAAGCTCCAGCAGCGTCTTCATGGTCTTTCCCGTGTCGATAATGTCCTTGAAACGCATGAGAAGCTCCCGTTAGTGACCCTGAAACGAGGAGCGttctacatggggggggggggggggcgggatcaGCACATACCTCCACAATCAAGACGTtctgaggaaaaacacaaaacaaaaaggcattTCAGCGAGTGAACTGAAGACATTTGAACTCGCCGGCCTTTTCGCTACACAATGCAAGAAGAGAAAGAACGCTCGCGTCAGGTTTGCAGACGCCATTGCGCGAGTGAAACATCAACGGTCAAATAGAAACGCGAGCTGAGAGAGATCTTACCTTTCCCGTCAGCGTAGAAAGATCATCGCCGCCAATTACTTTGATATCACCCGTCGACTGATCGTTCTGTGAAGACGAGAAGGATGAGGATGCGAAATATGCAGAAATTATATTagctgcatcaaaatgtgtgAAACCAgtaaaaactagaaagacaatcagagattgcagaccccgcctccaatcgactattggatcttgtgagacagtaaacagggcttccggatcagaggggccaaacctgctctagcttgctgctccggaacgtactacaagactccttctggactctttttcccatcatgccattcgtgtccctccctcttaaagtgac of the Brachionichthys hirsutus isolate HB-005 chromosome 6, CSIRO-AGI_Bhir_v1, whole genome shotgun sequence genome contains:
- the hprt1 gene encoding hypoxanthine-guanine phosphoribosyltransferase, which encodes METPGPCVVISDEEQGYDLDLFCIPKHYASDLENVFIPHGLILDRTERLAREIMKEMGGHHIVALCVLKGGYKFFADLLDYIKTLNRNNDRSIPMTVDFIRLKSYCNDQSTGDIKVIGGDDLSTLTGKNVLIVEDIIDTGKTMKTLLELLKQYNPKMVKVASLLVKRTPRSVGYRPDFVGFEVPDKFLVGYALDYNEYFRDLNHICVISEMGKEKYKA